GAAAGCTCATTTCGCAATGCTGCATGATGGGATAATGCGGCGGTAATTCACTGGCAGAAAAAACAAAGCCGGACTTCTTGTCGCGCGGGGATGTACCCATATAATCATCCTTCAGGTCGTTATCTATAGATTTGGCGACATCTTCAAAATCCTGCGGTGTCTGAATATCAAATCCCCTGAATAAGACAGCGCCGGATGTCGTTAGCTTCTCATCAATCATGGAATGATGGTTGCCTATCCAGTTGAGCAGGTGTTGTTTCCCTTGTTCTTCCCTTTCAGGTGTTACCAGGAACGGCAGTTTCTCATTTTCTGAAAAATACGTTAAGTTCATTATCTTGTTGGTTAAATTGTCTTCTTAAATTTAGTATTTAAAATTGTTTTTATAACTATAGCATAGGATTTAATGATAAAATTTTCCAGACGAATAATAGAAACCGAGAGAATACAGCTGTATCCATATGCATTAAAATATTATGAACCGTTCTTCCGGCTCATTCAGAAAAATAAAACCAGACTGTCCGACAGCTTCCCGAATCTGCTGAAATCTACGGAAACCGATACGGACACAAAAGAGTTTATGCAGCGGAAAATAAATGACTGGAATAAAAATAAAAACTATGCACTGATAATCGTGTATAAGTCAAACCACGAATTGATCGGGCATTTTAACCTGAAAGAAATAGACTGGAAGACAGGCGTGGGCGAGATTGCTTATTTTATTGATGCGGGATTCGAACAACGAGGCCTTGCAACGGAAGTCATTTGCCGGATGCTTTCCGTTTGTTTCGAAGATATCGGACTCAATCACGTTTTTGCACGTATCGTTTCCGATAATATCGCCAGCCAGAAAGCAGCGGAGAAGTCAGGATTGAAATATGAGGGGGCATTCTTTAAAAGTCACACGATGCACGATCATACGATGGTGGAAACCTATCGATATGGGTTATCCAGAGAGGATTATTTAAGAAGCCCCGTTCGATAGCTTACCTGCATTTCTTGTACCGGTGACAATCCATCAGGTGGTCATTCACGAGTCCGGTGGCCTGCATATGCGCATATAAAGTGGTGGAACCTAAAAATTTAAACCCACGTCTCTTCATGTCTTTCGCCAGTGCATCCGATTCCGGAGATGTGGGCTGAATTTCTTTAAGCTGTTTTAATTGGCTGACCATAGGTTTTCCGCCGACAAAACTCCAGATGTACTTACTGAATGAACCGAATTCTTTCTGTACCTCCATAAATCGCTGTGCATTATTGACGGTCGCTTCTATCTTGGCCCTGTTTCGGATAATGCCGCTATCCTGCAATAATTTTTCTACCTTATCAGGAGTGAATTTGGCTACTTTCCTGTAATCGAAGTTGGAAAATGCCTTGCGGTAACCATCCCTGCGCTGTAAGATGGTCCACCAGCTCAGGCCGGCCTGTGCGCTTTCCAGCACCAGAAATTCAAACTGTTTCTGGTCGTCATAAACGGGAACACCCCATTCTTCGTCGTGGTATTGTTCATATAATGGTTTCCCGACACACCAGTTGCAGCGGATGATTTCTTTTTTACCCATAACATAAAACTACAAAAATCTTTGTGCAATTTTGTAACGTGAAGACGATTTCCAGCCTGCAAAATCCATTGATAAAAAAAGTCCTGCTCTTGCAGGAAAAATCCCGCGAACGCAAGGAAGAAAATTTATTTGTAATAGACGGATGGAAGGAAACTCAACTGGCCATTGCCAATGGTTTTGAAATGGATACCATCCTGTTCAGAAAAGGATTTGGATTAAACTTTGACGAACTGGAGGTTGAAAATGTCCTGGAAATTTCGGAAGAAGTGTTCGACCGGATTTCGTACCGGGGAAACACGAGTAAAGTGGTGGCACTCGCCAAACCTAAAAACAATACACTGTCTGATTTAAAATTATCGAAAAACCCATTGGTTATAGTGTTAGATGGAATTGAAAAACCCGGCAATGTGGGTGCAATCCTGCGCACCGCAGATGCCACCGGTGTGGATGCCGTCATTTGTTGCGATACGCATTCCGATATTTACAACCCAAACACCATTCGTTCTTCGGTGGGTTGTGTATTTACCAAACAAATAGCTGTCAGCAGTAAAGAAGAATGTCTGGCTTTCCTGAAAGAAAATAATAATGCTGTTTATACCACATCCTTAAAAGCGGCTAAAAATTATCTGGAAGAAGATTACCGGCAGCCATCCGCCTTTGTATTTGGAACGGAAGCCGAGGGTGTGCATGCTTTTTGGGAAGAGCATTCCACGGCCAACATTATTATTCCCATGCGCGGACAGAATGATTCCCTGAATGTATCGAATGCTGCGGCAGTAGTGTTGTTTGAGGCCTTGCGGCAGCGCTCTTAAGCATCGGATTACATTTTTTTCTCGAAAAATTTCCAAATAACTTCTTCCGGAACGGGAGCAGAAATTACTAACTTCTCGTTTTTCACAGGATGCATGAATTCTATTTTTCTGGCATGCAAGTGTATGCTTCTTGTATTTTCGTTGGGCCTGTCGAAACCATATTTTATATCCCCTTTTATCGGTGAGCCGATTTTTGCCAGTTGTGCCCTGATTTGATGGAAACGCCCTGTTTCTAATTGTATTTCTAATAGGTGATAGTTGTCAGAACTTGCCAATAATTTGTAGTGTAGTACACATTTTTTGGAATGTGCCACTTCTTTGTCAAACAGCCTGGCTTTGCGTTGTGCGGAATCTTTCAAATGGAAATGAATTAAGGTGCCGGAATCTTCCCCGGGTTTGTTTTTCACCACCGCCCAGTAGGTTTTGGTAATTTCTTTGGTTTGGAACAGTTCATTCAGTCTGGACAGCCCTTTGCTGGTGCGTGCAAACAATACGATGCCGCTCACCGGCCGGTCAATGCGGTGCACCACACCTAAAAACACCTCACCGGGTTTCTGGTATTTTTCCTTAATATAATCTTTGATAAAATCCACCAGCGGCTTGTCGCCGGTTTCATCCCCCTGTACGATATCACCGCTTTTTTTGTTGACGGCGATGATATGATTGTCTTCGTATAAGATTTCCGGCATAACGAACGGGTAATGTTTTAAACTTTACCAAAGTTAGCTTAAATTCGTAGAATGAATAATCAGCCGGTCATAATTTTAGGCATGCATCGCAGCGGTACCACGATGATTACCAAAATGCTTGAAAGCCTCGGGTTATTTGTCGGCGTAGAAAAGGAGATAAACCACGAAGCCTTGTTTTTCTGGAAAATCAATAACTGGATATTTGACATCCACACGGCCACGCCCGAAAAGCCCCATAATTTAAGATATTCCAATCCGGCATGCCGCAAAATAATTCACGAATCACTTGAATATTTTGTACAGTCCGGAAAACGGAAGCACTATCTCGGCGGACTGACATCCCGCTATAAAAACATAAAAGAGGTAGATGTACCGTTTGGCTGGAAAGATCCGAAAAATACGTTTACCATTGACTTTTGGAAACATGTTTTTCCAAATCCGAAAATAATCCATATTTACAGAAACCCCATCGACTCTGTTTCCAGTTATATAGAACGCGACCTGGCACTAAAGAACAGGTTTGAGTGGAACTGGAAAAAAAGGCTGAAACGTGACTGGCTCATCAGTAAGAATTTTCACGAAAACTTCCGATTGTATAACCTGAACGAAGGATATGATTTATGGGAAGAGTATGTCAGCAAGGCGCTTTCCTTAAAAGATGAATTCGGACAGTACACAGCGGTGCGGTATGAAGATTTTTTAGAACAACCCAAAGAAA
This genomic interval from Sphingobacteriales bacterium contains the following:
- a CDS encoding sulfotransferase, whose product is MNNQPVIILGMHRSGTTMITKMLESLGLFVGVEKEINHEALFFWKINNWIFDIHTATPEKPHNLRYSNPACRKIIHESLEYFVQSGKRKHYLGGLTSRYKNIKEVDVPFGWKDPKNTFTIDFWKHVFPNPKIIHIYRNPIDSVSSYIERDLALKNRFEWNWKKRLKRDWLISKNFHENFRLYNLNEGYDLWEEYVSKALSLKDEFGQYTAVRYEDFLEQPKEKLKQLALFSGLKPSEEQLNAAIAGIQPARAFAFMNNEEYMRVYQQLKINPLMQQLGYGHL
- a CDS encoding GNAT family N-acetyltransferase, yielding MIKFSRRIIETERIQLYPYALKYYEPFFRLIQKNKTRLSDSFPNLLKSTETDTDTKEFMQRKINDWNKNKNYALIIVYKSNHELIGHFNLKEIDWKTGVGEIAYFIDAGFEQRGLATEVICRMLSVCFEDIGLNHVFARIVSDNIASQKAAEKSGLKYEGAFFKSHTMHDHTMVETYRYGLSREDYLRSPVR
- a CDS encoding RluA family pseudouridine synthase; this translates as MPEILYEDNHIIAVNKKSGDIVQGDETGDKPLVDFIKDYIKEKYQKPGEVFLGVVHRIDRPVSGIVLFARTSKGLSRLNELFQTKEITKTYWAVVKNKPGEDSGTLIHFHLKDSAQRKARLFDKEVAHSKKCVLHYKLLASSDNYHLLEIQLETGRFHQIRAQLAKIGSPIKGDIKYGFDRPNENTRSIHLHARKIEFMHPVKNEKLVISAPVPEEVIWKFFEKKM
- a CDS encoding RNA methyltransferase, encoding MKTISSLQNPLIKKVLLLQEKSRERKEENLFVIDGWKETQLAIANGFEMDTILFRKGFGLNFDELEVENVLEISEEVFDRISYRGNTSKVVALAKPKNNTLSDLKLSKNPLVIVLDGIEKPGNVGAILRTADATGVDAVICCDTHSDIYNPNTIRSSVGCVFTKQIAVSSKEECLAFLKENNNAVYTTSLKAAKNYLEEDYRQPSAFVFGTEAEGVHAFWEEHSTANIIIPMRGQNDSLNVSNAAAVVLFEALRQRS
- a CDS encoding DNA-3-methyladenine glycosylase I; the protein is MGKKEIIRCNWCVGKPLYEQYHDEEWGVPVYDDQKQFEFLVLESAQAGLSWWTILQRRDGYRKAFSNFDYRKVAKFTPDKVEKLLQDSGIIRNRAKIEATVNNAQRFMEVQKEFGSFSKYIWSFVGGKPMVSQLKQLKEIQPTSPESDALAKDMKRRGFKFLGSTTLYAHMQATGLVNDHLMDCHRYKKCR